In the Desulfosporosinus acidiphilus SJ4 genome, AGCACTACACTCTGTAGTGTTGCACCGGAAAGCGCAGTCTATGCTCAGCGAATTGGGTCGTCAGCGCAGCCTTTCAAGCAGCGTCCAATCGCGCTCTCGAAAATCATAGAACAGCAACCAGATTATTTTGAAATCGGAAGGCGGGACAATGATTCTGGAAGCATAGAGTTCAAAATCCAACATGTGAAAGATTGGAGATACTACTCGAATCAAAAGAGCTAAAGGATCTTGGTGACAGTACCCCTTTGCCTTTTCGCTCTTTTGCTGAAGCAAGGCATTCAACCGCCGGATATATTCTTCAATATATTCCGGAGGATGACTCTGAGCATGTGACCTGCCAAATATCGCTCTCGCTTCTTCGGAATCGTAAAAGAGATGCGTAACTTCGACTCCTAAACGGCTGCCGTCCTGTAGATTCTCGATTACTATATCCGGCCGGTCCGCATGCTGAACAATCTTATACTCTTTTCCTTGTTGGCTGTTTAAGAGTTTCACTAAGGCCTGTGCGGCACCTTCTTCAATTAGCCATTTTTCATTAAGCGAATAAGACAAGGCACCTCCCCCCTATTCCAAGGTATAGTTTACTTTAGCGAAGCCCCTAAACCCCGTAACGTTTCTTACTCCGATCTGACGCAGGATAAGAATCGCTTCATCAAGGTCCCGGCCAACAATTTCTGCACTATGAGCATCCGACCCCAGTGTGAAGTCAATCCCTCTTCGCTTAATTTCTTCCATAAGCCGTCTTTCCGGGTAGAATTCCCGAACAGGCTTGTAGCGTCCATTGGTATTAACTTCTAAAGCCAGCCCCTGCTCAGCTGCCGCAGTTAAGGCTTCATCGGCAAGGATTAAGATATCTGAAGTGGGTCTGATCCCAAAAATTTTGATAAGATCGAAATGGCCTATCGTCGTAAATAAGCCGCTTTGAGCAGCCCTTGTTACCAAGTCAAAATAGTCCCGGTACAATCTGTCCGCTTCCTTTTGGCGATGCATAGGTTCCTCTTCCGGATAATCAAAGGCCCAGCCCCCAATTTCATGAACAGACCCTATTACAAAATCAAAGGGATATTGACTCAGCAAGTTTTTAATTCTATCTTCTTCATTCGGACGGTATTCCGCCTCCAAGCCGATTCGAACCTCCAACCCCGGAAATTCTCGGGCCACTTCTCGAATCAAAGGAAAATTCATCTGGTCCCAGTAATAATCGTGATCAGCAAATCCTATTTCTTTTAATCCTTTGCGGGAGGCTTCCTTTAAAAATGCCCGGATATTTTCCTGATTGGCTTCACGATCATTATGCCCCAGAAGATGCACATGTAAATCTAACATCTCTTACTCCCCCCTCTCGCGTCTTTATAGCTTTTGCACCCCGGTCTTCAACAGAAGGTAGGGATGCAAACTCAGGTCAGACCGAGCTGCCTTAGTCGTCGCTGCCGCCAGATCCCTAAAAAAATTCCCTGATAATTTCACATCAACTTTCCCCACAATCTGTCCCTTTAAAATTCGCAGACTATGAGGCGCGCTGAGAGAATAGGATCCCGCCACTGCATCTTGGGTATGTAATCCCAGGACCGATAAAATTAAGACACCATCCTCTACGGTAGACAAGATTTTATCCCATGAATCTTCAACGCTATACTCAAGATATAGTCCCGATGCTCCTTGGGGCAGCCCTGTCGGTTTTAAACCCCAACGAACAGAATCTTTGACTCGGAGAAAAGGAGTTTGAAGTTTTCCCTCTTGCACCAGGGACGTCCGCTTGGCCGGCACTCCCTCCGAGGTCACCAGATACGACCCCAATTCAAGAGGCCGCAGAGGATCTATCGTCAGGGAGCACTGGGGGTGAAATACTTCTTTATGCTTTTGAAAATTATCCTGAGAAAATGCTCCTTGTCCCTCCATCACCCGCTCGCCGGAAAAATTGGGTACAATAAATTGGCCCAAAAATTCCCCGGTCAGTGCAGGAGCAAAAATCACCTGAGTTTCAGGAGTTACATCGGCCGCCTCTTTATTCATGGCTTCATACCGTTGGACGGTTTGATTCCATAGTTTTTTCTGCTCTTCCGGACGAATAAGCCTTCGCTTGGCAAACCCGCCTCCGACTAAGCTGTCGAAGGAAAACCAGGAAACAAATTGAGATTGTTGATACGTTACCGCAAGACCTGAGGAAGTTCGAACATTCCTATATCCCCAGGCGGCTTGAATGCTGCCTTGCATTTTAGCCTTCTCCGGCTTTTCCTGAAGCCACTGTTTGGCAAGGTCAAATAAGACCTCATCATCTCCTTCGATAATTTTACGAAGAGCTTCGTCCTCAACAGCCACAAGGGGTAAAGGTTCAGGAGCCGGAATATGAGCAGCGTCGGGATCAGTATAAGAAGCTTGCTTCCAATGTTTCATTTCCTCTATCCAAAACTCTGAGGACGTATGAGGATGCAGCTGGACCGAAGCTTCGCTGCAGGTTCCATCGGACCAGACTAAGAAAACTTCCCCGCTTTCTCTCTGTCGATAACTTGGCGGAGTATACACCCCACCAGGCGAATTATCCTTAATCCCCAAAGAGATTACTTGCGATTCATTGACTAAAATACGCCAAGCGGATAAGCGCAGGGCCTCATCCTGAGGTGCCGTTTGAAACTGGTAGAATAGCTCTTCTAATTGTGCAACGAGTTTCATCCCTGTGTTCCTCCCAAACTGACTTGCTGATCAGAATCCATAAGCAAATAACGATGACTGCCGCCGCTTGAAGGAACCGATTGGCCGCCTTTACCGCAAGTTCCAATAGCGTCGAAACAACCTTCACCCAGACCACCCCTAATGGCCTCCAAAGCCGAGAGGATTTTCCCGCTAAAAATTGAGGGTTGATAAATTGGCAGCTGAGGGTCGGCGACATCGATAATACCATCACATTGAAAAACGAAGTCTCCTGTTTTAGGATTAACCTGCCCGCCCCGATATCCTAATAACAACAGATTCTTCTCACCTTCCGACAACTCATCGTTTTTCAAGAGGATCTCGCGAATTGACTTCACTTCATCCATCAGAGACAACGCCGGCGGTAAAGGAAGTTGACGATCCACCAACAAACGAATATTACTCATACGTGGCAATGGAACATTGGCATAACTTTCTGCCCGCCCAGCCCCGGTCACAGGCATGCCGGCTTCTTCAGCTGAGAAAACATCTCCGAGTCCGGCTT is a window encoding:
- a CDS encoding histidinol-phosphatase, which gives rise to MLDLHVHLLGHNDREANQENIRAFLKEASRKGLKEIGFADHDYYWDQMNFPLIREVAREFPGLEVRIGLEAEYRPNEEDRIKNLLSQYPFDFVIGSVHEIGGWAFDYPEEEPMHRQKEADRLYRDYFDLVTRAAQSGLFTTIGHFDLIKIFGIRPTSDILILADEALTAAAEQGLALEVNTNGRYKPVREFYPERRLMEEIKRRGIDFTLGSDAHSAEIVGRDLDEAILILRQIGVRNVTGFRGFAKVNYTLE
- a CDS encoding metallopeptidase TldD-related protein, whose product is MKLVAQLEELFYQFQTAPQDEALRLSAWRILVNESQVISLGIKDNSPGGVYTPPSYRQRESGEVFLVWSDGTCSEASVQLHPHTSSEFWIEEMKHWKQASYTDPDAAHIPAPEPLPLVAVEDEALRKIIEGDDEVLFDLAKQWLQEKPEKAKMQGSIQAAWGYRNVRTSSGLAVTYQQSQFVSWFSFDSLVGGGFAKRRLIRPEEQKKLWNQTVQRYEAMNKEAADVTPETQVIFAPALTGEFLGQFIVPNFSGERVMEGQGAFSQDNFQKHKEVFHPQCSLTIDPLRPLELGSYLVTSEGVPAKRTSLVQEGKLQTPFLRVKDSVRWGLKPTGLPQGASGLYLEYSVEDSWDKILSTVEDGVLILSVLGLHTQDAVAGSYSLSAPHSLRILKGQIVGKVDVKLSGNFFRDLAAATTKAARSDLSLHPYLLLKTGVQKL